Genomic segment of Canis aureus isolate CA01 chromosome 16, VMU_Caureus_v.1.0, whole genome shotgun sequence:
AGTGCCTTAGAACAAGATCACCCATTCAGAGACTGTCCCTGAGGCCCCGAGACCTAGCTCTGCACCCAGGAAGACGGGAGCAGCAAAGCTACCCAGATCCAGCCCTTGTACAGAGtgcttttctggttttgtttttacttttttttttaagatgaaataagGATTCGGGGAGAGTGGGTACTGTGGAGGGGGGTGGGCTCCCGGTGTTGGGGGAAGAGTGTCCTTTCTACACACCCACTTTctccatttgcaaatatattttggaaaacagctGGGTACCAGCCTAAGTCTGGGGTGGCTCTGTGCCAACCTTACCGCTCACCTCCTAACTTACAGTCAAGTCAAATTTTCCTGGAAGGGATGGTTAAGAATAGAGAAAGCTTGAATGAGGAGCCTATTCTCCCAGTTTCCTGGctttggggttgggggggaaaTCTTTGAGTTGGGATTCTGATCTGAGAGCCCTCTGACAACCAGATCATTCTagttaagaaaaaatgaattcctAAGGCCACTCttagggggaggggaaagaagaggCAGTGTCTACTGTGTGACTCATTTTCTTTGCCTTGGCTTTGAAAGAGATGACTGAACCAGAATAACTATCCAGAAAAAGCCCACCCACCCAGCATAGCCACCCTGGTGGTATAAAGGCTGGGCTGGCCTCTGTGCAACCAAcccttcccccacacacacacacactgaacataaaaatacatactaGTTTGGCACAGGTGTTTGTAGTGCCACTTTATTGCCAATTGCTGACATTGTCCAGGGCTAGTGGAAGGGAGGTTAGAACCCTGGTGGCGTCTGATCAGTACAGCTGGAGCGGGGAGCAGACTTTCTTGGGCACTGATCCAGGGAAGGGGGTATAAGGCGGCTGTGGAAATGTCCATGGaggtctctctctcccacccccaagaCCACAGCAGCTTCTATTCCATCCTGGTACCCAAAGGGACAAAGTGGAGGCCAGAGTCTCTTAGCTTACTGGGACCCAAGTGAGGGGAAAAAGGCAGTGGGGGGCCCTCAGCAGGACCAAAGGGGAGACCAAGGCTTGGGCCCCAGAACAGAGCAGGAACCCAGAATCCCATGTCGTTACAGGATGACGCAGGGAGGACGGCTGTTTGTGATCTTCTCTAGGGGTTCTCCGTTACTGGCTCTTCGGATGGCCTCAATGAGCTAGAGGGCAGATAATGTGGAACGGCATGATCCAACCCTGGCAGGGGCCGGGTGAACCGGGGGCCTCCCGACATTGTACATACTTACATCTTTCTCATAAGGAAAGCCCCCGTTCTCCAGCTTGGAGAACACCAGCTGTCCATTGATTTCGATCTCAAAGGCCCCtggtattaaataaataaatccgtGAGTGAACTGTATGCTGAGAAGAGGCGAATCAGGAGAGGCTCTCCTATTCTTCAGACTTCACGCAGGCTCCTTCGTGTCCCCACCGGCCCCACCAGAGACTAGTTCTCTGAGCCATTTCTCAACCCTGACTCGAGGCTAAAGAAACCCCAGGGAGGCGTTACCTGTGTGTACTTTGAACTCAGGCTTCCTAACTCCGGCAAGGGATCCGTCTCCTCCAACCCTACATTTCTGCAGTCTGACCCGTCTTTGCCTACAGGCTTCATCTGtgccccccgtcccccccaccTTTGGAAAGGGGGCCTCGAGTTGGCTGGACATTTTACTATGTGCCGGACACTATAAGACCGCCAATTCCAGGGCTAGAAAAGTGGTAGAGTTGAGATTTTTGAACACTGACTCAGCAGGTGTTCTGCGGGCCTCACCTGTGCCCCCCAGGCGCGACTCGATCTCAATGCCAGGATACTGCTCCTTCACGGCACTCGCCAGCTCCAGGTAGGTCGCCTCAAATCCGCAGGGTTCACTAGGAACAAGATGCTTGGGGGTCTGCTTGGGTTTCGGGGGAGGGGCCTCCCGTGGACCCACCCGGTTCAGTCCAGACACCCCACAGGCTGGAGACGCTCACCAGTACTCCACCACGATGCGCACCCCACTACCCGGCTCAATCTCCCCGGGAGGGGGCGCTTCAGACGTCGGCCCCGGCTCCCCGCTCATTGCTCCGGACTCCGCTTCAGCCGCTGCTTCCGGGTGTGACGCGACGCCGCGAGCACGTgacggggcggggccgcgggagggggcgggccgAGCGTTACGTCCGGGCGCCCCCTGCAGGCCACGACTACCGCTGCACTTCTTACTCTGTAGCCAGTTGGAGGGCTCTAGGCTGAGCCGGGCGGTCCGGGCCACCTTACCTGGACTGCGTTCTCAGAGCGCCGGGCTTGCCTCGCACCTCGGGTCCGCTGGATGTCACGGCCTTATATACGCTCGTGAAATATTTTAGGTTGCAAAGCGCCCTCCAGTTTACAAAAGGAAGCGAAAATGATGGGGTAAGCGGATCCAGGGCCTGGGCTTGGCTGATGGTGTGGAATAGTCGCCGTTTCTCGCTAACATGCTGATGGCGTTTTAAACCACCCCGTCGGTCAACACTCAAGTACTTCTGACTCTTCGGTTCCGAAGCTGTAGGCATAACGGGCCAGTGACTGTCTCTCCCCTGCATTCAGGAACCTTAGGCTTTGGGGCTCCCACTCCTCAGGCTCTACACCCCCATCACACTGTTCCTGCACCTCCCCTATCTCATCCTGACCTGCGCTGGCATTATTATCTTTTCCAACTCTGAAGGAGGCTCGCTACCTCTTTCCTCCCTGGAGTTACACCGTCATATCCTAACAGGTCATCTGCGTTACCATTTCTTCGAATCCTGCATTTTTTGGGGGCGCAGTCAGTTCAGCGACTGACTTTCGCTTGCATCTCAGGTggtgatcttagggtcgtgaaattgagccctgatgcagggctttttttttttttttgcctgatcCAGGGGCCTCTAGAACCTGACTGCACTGCTGGGCTGTCCCCTTTAGGTGAGAAGACCAGACTTCTGTAACCCGTAGCAGCCAGTCATTGGCTATGAGGCCGGAGGGTGTGTAACGTCCCCGGGGAGCTAGCTGTCGTCAGCCAGGGGCAATTTGCAGCAGGGGTGGCCATCTGCTTAAgcatctgcttaagactctctttctccctctgcccctccccaccttaagtaaataattttttatttttattttttaaaggttttatttatttatttatttatttatttatttatttatttattcatgagagacacagagagagagacagagacacaggcagacggagaagcagactccatgcagggagcatgatgcaggactcaggATTCcatggatcccaggactccaggatcatgcactgagccatccaggcatcccaataaataaatcttaaaaaaaaaaaaaacaaacaaacccaaaaggtACATTTTTAAACAGATTCAGTGATTGATGTGCCACCATCACTACAATCCAGTTACAGAACCTTTCCATGAATTTCTAAAGGTCTCTCCTGCTTGTTTgcagcccagctcccagctcTAGCCCTAGACAACCATCCATCTGCTTTCtgtctataaatttgccttttctgggcATTTCTTATAAATGATATATGGTCTTTTGCttctggcttttttcattcagaATAAAGCTTTTGAGGTTcgtccatgctgtagcatgttcTGGTAGTTTGCTCCTTTTTGTTGCTGAGCAGTatcccattgtatagatataccacattttgttaatCTAGTCAATACTAGTTGATGGTCATTTGTTTACAGTTTTTAGCTATTttgaataaggctgctatgaaTGTTCATGTGTCTTTGTATGTACCTGTGTTGTAATTtctctaggagtagaattgctaggttGCATGGTaagtttatgtttaactttttgagaactgACCAAACTGTTACTCCAAAATGCccgtaccattttacattcccatcagcagtataTGAGGATTTGTTTACCCATATCCTTATCAACATTTACTGTCTGTCTCTGATTATAGCTATCTggtgggtgtgaggtggtatatcatcaccatagttttaatttgcatttctctaatgactactgatgttgagcaccttttcatatgcttattagcCATCCATCTCTCTTGTTTAGAAAAacatctattcaaatcttttgccttttttaaaaggagattttatttattcatttgacagaaagctagagaacacaagcagggggagcaacagagggagagggaaaagcaggttccccgctgagcacggaAGCTGGAACACCtacgggcttgatcccaggtctctgggaacatgacctgagtcgagggcagaggcttaaccaaatgaaccacccaggcacccctctttgcccatttttattttattttattattttatttttttcttcgcccatttttaaaaaaagatttatatatttatttgggagagtgtGGGCACGTGTGAGAgtgtgaacagggggaggggctaaggatgagggaaagaatctcaagcagactccccacggagcacagagcccacctgggactccatctcacgaccTTTGTACgtccccggatcatgacctgaactgaagctAAGAGTCAGCCTCagccgctcaactgactgagcctcccaggctccccATTTTTGCCCATTCTTAattggtttgtttctttattactgatttgtaagagttctttatatattctggatacaaagtCCCTAAGCAGATATATGATTTCCAAATGTTTCCTCCCCATCtttaccaagttttttttttttttctttttttaagattttatttatctattcatgagagacacagagagagagaggcagagacacagacagagggagaagcgggctccctgcagggagcccgatgtgggactggatcccaggactccaggatcaagccctgggccaaaggcagatgctcaaccgctgagctacccagggatcccctttaataaGTTAGTGATGTCTTTTGAAAgtgcaaaaaattttaattttgatgacatctaatttgctgaatttttttcttttgtcacttgtgcTTTTGCTGTTGTATCCAAGATCTCTGCCTAACttaggtcacaaagatttttttccccttggtttcTTCAGAAGTTTTACTTTAGcctttacatttaagtctatgatttATCTTGAGTTAATCTTTGTAGATTGTGTGAGATAAGGATCTAAATTCATCTTCTGGAATGTGGATAGTTGATTGTctcagaaccatttattgaaaagactaatCTTTCTGCCACTGAATTGTCTTGGTATctctgtcaaaaatcaattgaccagaAATGTCAGGGTTTATATTTGGACTTTTGaatctattccattgatctataaacctatttgttgttgttgttgttgttttctttaaaaatttcagataTAACATACAGACAATAGAATTGgccctcttgggatccctgggtggcgcagcggtttagcgcctgcctttggcccagggcgtgatcctggagacccgggatcgaatcccatgtccggctcccggtgcatggagcctgcttctccctctgcctgtgtctctgcctctctctctcactgtgtgcctatcataaataaattaaaaaaaaaaaaaaaaaaaaaaagaattggcccTCTTCAGTGTACCCTTCTGTGAGTCCTACTTAACACACTGTTGTATATCTACCACCATGACAAAGATACAGAACAGCTCTACTACCGTCTCACAAGTCCCTGTGCCCTTTGCTGTTAATTCCTATACTCCTCCCTGCCCctagatctgttttttttttttaatattttatttatttgaaagagagagagagagagaatgagcaggggtgagggccagagggagagggagaagcaggctccccactgaacagggagccccatgcagggctagatcccaggaccctgggatcatgacctgagcccaaggcagatacttaatgaactgagccacacaggtgctcctgCTTTCTGTCTTTATAGTTCCACtcccttcattaaaaaaaaaaaaaaaaaaaaaaagaaagaagaaagaaagaaagaaagaaagaaagaaagaaagaaagaaagaaagagaaaaaatattttatttatttgagagagagcagagaatacaagcagggagtggaggtgggagaggggcaaagggagaggaagaaacagactcctcactcagGGGGGTAGTTCCACCCCTTTTAGAAAGccatataaatagaatcctaTAGCACTCAGCCTTCTGAATCTGGCTTCCCTCTCTAACCCTATCCTTTAACATCTAGAGCgatcttttcaaaatagaaatctgcctgcttctctgcGCCTCTACTTAAGCCCAGAGAGACACCACAGGGTCTGGCCTCAGCCCATAGTTCCTGCCTGTCTGGACAGACAGGATGGATGGCTCTCAAACCTGGTTTAACCACCTGAGGGCTTGTCAATACCACACATTCCTGTGTCTGGGCCCCAGAGACTTGAGATTCAGTAggtggggaggggcccagggatCTGTTTTTTCTACAAGCCTAAGGAGATATGGCAGCAGGTGGTCATAGGCCACACTCAGAAACATGGCTGAGTTCGAAGCACTTGCCTTTCTCCACACCTGCTTGAGTTTGCCAGTGtggcctcctctccttcctcaacCCCACTCTGCCTCCCTCATGCCATGTCCCCTCCCGCTAAGGGCTTTGGCACTTGTTTCCTCATCATGAAAGGTACCCTCCTCCCCACATTCCCACCCACCCATCTTTACTTTCT
This window contains:
- the MIEN1 gene encoding migration and invasion enhancer 1 translates to MSGEPGPTSEAPPPGEIEPGSGVRIVVEYCEPCGFEATYLELASAVKEQYPGIEIESRLGGTGAFEIEINGQLVFSKLENGGFPYEKDLIEAIRRASNGEPLEKITNSRPPCVIL